The following coding sequences lie in one Musa acuminata AAA Group cultivar baxijiao chromosome BXJ1-8, Cavendish_Baxijiao_AAA, whole genome shotgun sequence genomic window:
- the LOC135589088 gene encoding thaumatin-like protein 1b, with protein MAQPRLVSLAFFVAILISGARSATFSFKNNCSFTIWPASLANSDKGALSQTGFQLDSGASFSLDAPPAWGGRLWARQTCSTDSAGKFSCITGDCGTGQVACNGAGGVPPTTLIEFTLQGYGGKDFYDVSCVDGFNLPVLVVPSGGSNCNSTSCPVNVNALCPQELRITAPDGGVVGCKSACLAFNTDEYCCRGQYGSPDTCKPSYYSQIFKNACPQAYSYAYDDRTSTFTCVGANYDITFCP; from the exons ATGGCGCAACCACGACTCGTCTCTCTCGCCTTCTTCGTCGCCATCCTGATTTCAG GCGCACGCTCCGCCACCTTTAGCTTCAAGAACAACTGCTCCTTCACTATTTGGCCTGCCTCGTTGGCCAATTCCGACAAAGGTGCTCTTTCCCAGACCGGATTCCAGCTGGACAGTGGCGCCTCCTTTTCACTGGACGCGCCACCCGCCTGGGGAGGCCGGCTGTGGGCTCGGCAAACGTGTTCCACCGACTCGGCGGGCAAATTCTCGTGCATCACCGGGGACTGCGGCACTGGGCAGGTGGCGTGCAATGGGGCGGGAGGAGTGCCGCCGACCACGCTCATCGAGTTCACCCTGCAGGGCTACGGAGGCAAGGATTTCTACGACGTGAGCTGCGTCGACGGCTTCAACTTGCCGGTGTTGGTCGTTCCCAGCGGGGGGTCGAATTGCAACAGCACGTCGTGCCCGGTGAACGTCAACGCGCTGTGCCCCCAGGAGTTGCGGATAACAGCGCCGGACGGGGGCGTGGTGGGGTGCAAGAGCGCATGCTTAGCCTTCAACACGGACGAGTACTGCTGCAGGGGCCAGTACGGTAGCCCGGACACTTGCAAGCCCTCCTACTACTCCCAGATCTTCAAGAATGCATGTCCTCAAGCATATAGTTATGCTTATGATGATAGGACCAGCACCTTCACCTGTGTGGGGGCTAACTACGATATCACCTTCTGCCCTTGA